From a single Myotis daubentonii chromosome 5, mMyoDau2.1, whole genome shotgun sequence genomic region:
- the LOC132234587 gene encoding H-2 class I histocompatibility antigen, Q10 alpha chain-like — protein MLAFSFPPSESPWALPVVADGPAPFAKAMMAELASLKLENKPWPGGTHSLRYHYLALSEPGAGLPQFLAVGYVNDQPFIRYDSRVGRAEPQAPWIAPVDAHYWEMETQKQKAWAEVQQVEMWTVMGYYNQSGGTHSAQRMFGCEIQEDGRSSSFWQFGFDGRDHLSLDLETLSWVSAKPMAVRTKRWWESERCYAEYDKAYLEGLCLASLRRYLELGGPASPAEPPTVQVTRHTIQGRGTTLRCWARGFYPQEISLSWWLGEEELGLEAEHMETRPSGDGTYQTWAAVWVQAGEEAGYTCRVQHSGLNHTLTVAWEPPPRQEYTILLVLAILLPSMLVVGTVIFTRKCLRARSTESYQHPPGGEGPP, from the exons ATGCTTGCCTTTTCATTCCCTCCTTCAGAGAGCCCCTGGGCGCTGCCGGTGGTGGCCGATGGCCCGGCTCCCTTCGCGAAGGCCATGATGGCAGAACTGGCCAGCCTGAAGTTAGAAAACAAGCCATGGCCTGGAG GGACGCACTCCCTCCGCTACCACTACCTGGCCCTGTCGGAGCCAGGCGCCGGCCTCCCCCAGTTTCTGGCTGTGGGCTACGTGAACGACCAGCCCTTCATACGGTATGACAGTCGTGTGGGCAGGGCCGAGCCCCAGGCCCCATGGATAGCGCCCGTGGACGCCCACTACTGGGAGATGGAGACCCAGAAGCAGAAGGCCTGGGCAGAGGTGCAGCAGGTGGAGATGTGGACGGTGATGGGCTACTACAACCAGAGTGGCG GCACGCACAGCGCTCAGCGCATGTTCGGCTGTGAAATCCAGGAGGACGGCCGCTCCAGCAGCTTCTGGCAGTTTGGCTTTGATGGGCGGGACCACCTGTCGCTGGACCTGGAGACGCTGAGCTGGGTGTCAGCCAAGCCCATGGCCGTGCGGACCAAGCGCTGGTGGGAGTCAGAGCGCTGCTACGCGGAGTACGACAAGGCCTACCTGGAAGGCCTCTGCCTCGCCTCTCTGCGCAGGTATCTGGAGCTGGGAGGCCCAGCCTCACCGGCAGAG CCACCCACGGTGCAGGTGACAAGGCACACGATCCAAGGCAGGGGCACCACGCTGAGGTGCTGGGCCCGGGGCTTCTACCCACAGGAGATCTCACTGAGCtggtggctgggggaggaggagctgggcctggaggctGAGCACATGGAGACGCGCCCCAGCGGGGACGGCACCTACCAGACGTGGGCTGCCGTGTGGGTGCAGGCCGGGGAGGAGGCTGGCTACACCTGCCGCGTGCAGCACTCCGGCCTGAACCACACGCTCACTGTGGCTTGGG AACCGCCCCCTCGTCAAGAATACACTATCCTGCTCGTGCTCGCTATCCTGCTCCCGTCCATGCTGGTGGTTGGAACTGTGATCTTCACCAGGAAGTGCCTTCGAG CCAGGAGCACGGAATCATACCAACATCCCCCAG GTGGAGAGGGACCCCCATAA